The following coding sequences are from one Indioceanicola profundi window:
- a CDS encoding metal-sensing transcriptional repressor — protein sequence MSHANNPEIMSRLRRADGHLAAVLRMVEEGRDGLVIAQQLQAVIRALEKSKQAIIHHHIDHHLGQIAGPLSREVKEKLASFREITKYL from the coding sequence ATGAGTCACGCAAATAACCCGGAAATCATGAGCCGTCTCCGGCGGGCAGACGGGCATCTCGCTGCCGTCTTGCGGATGGTCGAGGAAGGCCGCGACGGGCTGGTGATCGCGCAGCAGCTTCAGGCCGTCATTCGCGCGCTGGAGAAGTCCAAGCAGGCGATCATTCACCACCATATCGATCATCATCTCGGGCAGATCGCTGGACCTCTGTCTCGGGAAGTGAAGGAAAAGCTCGCGAGCTTCCGCGAGATCACAAAGTATCTTTGA
- a CDS encoding MerR family transcriptional regulator, with protein sequence MEEITNARGYPIGAMSRETGVNIETIRYYERIELMPKPDRTPGGNRQYSHEHLQRLSFIRRSRELGFRIDEIRAMLRMVDQDGVSCGEVHAMTVEHLASVKEKIAQLRKLERALSDMAAECAKGDIPDCPIIETLFRA encoded by the coding sequence ATGGAGGAGATCACGAACGCGCGAGGCTATCCGATCGGCGCGATGTCCCGCGAAACCGGCGTGAACATCGAGACCATCCGCTACTACGAGCGCATCGAGCTGATGCCGAAGCCGGACCGGACGCCTGGCGGCAATCGGCAGTATTCCCACGAGCATCTGCAGCGATTGTCGTTCATCAGGCGCAGCCGCGAGCTCGGCTTCCGCATCGACGAGATCCGCGCGATGCTGAGGATGGTCGACCAGGACGGCGTCAGCTGCGGCGAGGTGCACGCGATGACCGTGGAGCACCTAGCCTCGGTCAAGGAAAAGATCGCGCAGCTGCGGAAGCTGGAACGGGCATTGTCGGACATGGCGGCGGAATGCGCTAAAGGCGACATACCAGACTGCCCGATCATCGAGACGCTGTTTCGTGCGTGA
- a CDS encoding lysylphosphatidylglycerol synthase transmembrane domain-containing protein, with amino-acid sequence MTQDKTSIAPSKPSPHGPGNAPPATSSARRLLTRWLPPVLGSAVALALIFWLYRDLDFGRFVTGLGEARVGWIAVLAATILLEQLVNGWKWRQILHDVKPVGTLRLTGALLAGYGANVLVPLGISPLVRSWLIARTEALKMGTVLTTTVIARFIDGVVFALFAGLVAMAGKVPQIAGNLELGLAVAGALNFVLFGALLWAMFRFRALFAREGPVICRLFDWVAKWFRANGAALRGSLCDGVVWPRSPRCRLNVLVGAVAAKLVSATHYLWAGLAVGVVLAPFDYLFLMVFAGFSLVLSRFVRVPGGFVIGSALAFNLLGVPEEQALLMILFNWMLSIILVVGFGLIVLWQSGIDIRRARVEAEETDVRV; translated from the coding sequence GTGACACAGGACAAAACCTCGATCGCGCCCTCGAAGCCCAGCCCCCACGGCCCAGGCAACGCGCCGCCCGCGACATCTTCGGCGCGCCGCCTACTCACCCGGTGGCTGCCCCCGGTCCTGGGCAGCGCCGTCGCGCTGGCGCTGATCTTCTGGCTCTATCGCGACCTTGATTTCGGGCGCTTCGTGACCGGCCTCGGCGAGGCGCGGGTCGGATGGATCGCGGTTCTCGCAGCGACCATCCTGCTGGAGCAGCTCGTGAACGGCTGGAAGTGGCGCCAGATCCTGCACGACGTGAAGCCGGTCGGAACGCTGCGGCTGACCGGCGCGCTGCTCGCCGGCTATGGCGCCAACGTGCTGGTGCCGCTCGGCATCAGCCCGCTGGTGCGCTCCTGGCTGATCGCCCGGACGGAAGCGCTGAAGATGGGGACGGTGCTGACCACCACGGTCATCGCCCGCTTCATCGACGGCGTCGTCTTCGCCCTCTTTGCCGGGCTGGTGGCGATGGCGGGCAAGGTGCCACAGATCGCGGGCAACCTCGAGCTCGGCCTCGCCGTCGCGGGGGCATTGAACTTTGTGCTCTTCGGCGCGCTCCTTTGGGCGATGTTCCGGTTCCGGGCTCTGTTCGCGCGGGAGGGCCCGGTGATCTGCCGGCTCTTCGACTGGGTGGCGAAATGGTTCCGGGCGAACGGCGCCGCTCTACGCGGCTCGCTCTGCGACGGCGTCGTCTGGCCGCGCAGTCCACGGTGCCGGCTCAACGTGCTGGTCGGCGCGGTCGCGGCCAAGCTCGTCTCGGCCACGCATTATCTCTGGGCCGGCCTGGCGGTGGGCGTGGTGCTGGCGCCTTTCGACTATCTCTTCCTGATGGTCTTCGCCGGCTTTTCGCTGGTGCTGTCGCGCTTCGTGCGGGTGCCGGGCGGCTTCGTCATCGGCTCGGCGCTGGCCTTCAACCTTTTGGGCGTGCCCGAGGAGCAGGCGCTCCTGATGATCCTCTTCAACTGGATGCTGTCGATTATCCTGGTGGTGGGCTTCGGACTCATCGTGCTCTGGCAGTCCGGCATCGACATCCGCCGCGCGCGGGTGGAGGCGGAGGAGACGGATGTCCGCGTCTGA
- the merA gene encoding mercury(II) reductase, translating to MSDCCANGNGTFDLAVVGAGSAGFSAAITAAEDGARVALIGHGVIGGTCVNVGCVPSKTMIRAMEVMHAPRAARRFEGIEAEARIADWGALIRQKQALVDDLRASKYIGVLPNYNGIAYLEGAAAFTETGALTVGGEVVPAGKVIIATGARSHVPDIPGLDAVRHHDSTSILELQDQPCALIVMGGGYIGVELAQVFARAGTKVTVVSRRGLLPAAEPEIAAALTRAFEGEGINVRTVRSYARAADREGRIALTVNTEAGEETLDADELLLATGRTPNTETLALAHAGIETDPRGGIVVDDRMRTSRAGVYAAGDVTGRDQFVYMAAYGARLAAKNAMNGDSLIYDNAAMPAVVFSDPQVASVGLTEAAAKLAGHDVRTSVLPLEHVPRALAARDTRGLIKLVADGPSKRLLGAHVLAPEGADSIQTAAMALKAGMTYEDLAATIFPYLTTVEGLKLAAQTFDQDVAKLSCCAG from the coding sequence ATGTCGGACTGCTGCGCTAACGGAAACGGGACGTTCGACCTCGCCGTGGTCGGGGCCGGCTCCGCCGGGTTCTCGGCCGCGATCACCGCCGCGGAGGACGGCGCCCGCGTCGCCCTGATCGGCCACGGGGTGATCGGCGGCACCTGTGTCAATGTTGGCTGCGTCCCCTCGAAGACGATGATCCGGGCGATGGAGGTAATGCACGCGCCCCGGGCGGCGCGTCGCTTCGAGGGGATCGAGGCAGAGGCCCGGATCGCCGACTGGGGCGCCCTCATCCGGCAGAAGCAGGCGCTGGTCGACGACTTGCGGGCATCGAAATACATCGGCGTCCTGCCGAACTACAACGGCATCGCCTATCTGGAAGGCGCCGCGGCGTTCACCGAGACGGGCGCGCTGACGGTCGGCGGCGAGGTTGTCCCTGCCGGCAAAGTCATCATCGCCACCGGCGCGCGCAGCCATGTGCCCGACATCCCCGGCCTCGATGCGGTGCGCCACCACGACAGCACGTCCATACTGGAGCTTCAGGATCAGCCGTGTGCGCTGATCGTCATGGGCGGCGGCTATATCGGGGTCGAGCTGGCGCAGGTCTTCGCCCGCGCCGGCACCAAGGTCACCGTTGTGTCGCGGCGCGGGCTCCTGCCCGCAGCCGAGCCCGAGATCGCAGCCGCCCTGACGCGCGCCTTCGAGGGCGAGGGCATCAACGTCCGGACGGTCCGGTCCTACGCCCGCGCCGCGGACCGCGAAGGCCGGATCGCGTTGACGGTGAACACCGAAGCGGGCGAGGAGACGCTCGACGCCGACGAGCTTCTGCTCGCGACGGGCCGCACGCCGAATACCGAGACTCTCGCACTTGCACACGCGGGCATCGAGACCGATCCGCGGGGCGGGATCGTCGTCGACGACCGGATGCGCACCAGCCGGGCGGGCGTCTACGCCGCGGGCGACGTCACGGGGCGGGACCAGTTCGTGTACATGGCTGCCTACGGCGCCAGGCTCGCGGCGAAGAACGCGATGAACGGCGACAGCCTGATCTACGACAACGCCGCCATGCCGGCGGTGGTCTTCTCCGACCCGCAGGTCGCGAGCGTTGGCCTCACCGAGGCCGCCGCGAAATTGGCCGGGCATGATGTCAGAACGTCGGTCCTGCCGCTCGAGCATGTGCCTCGGGCGCTGGCGGCGCGGGACACGCGTGGGCTCATCAAGCTGGTGGCCGACGGACCGAGCAAGCGGCTATTGGGCGCGCATGTCCTCGCGCCCGAGGGGGCCGACAGCATCCAGACCGCCGCAATGGCGCTGAAGGCGGGCATGACCTACGAGGATCTGGCCGCGACGATCTTCCCCTATCTCACGACGGTCGAAGGGCTGAAGCTCGCCGCGCAGACGTTCGATCAGGACGTGGCCAAGCTGAGTTGTTGTGCCGGGTAG
- a CDS encoding dihydrolipoyl dehydrogenase family protein, producing MSNNYDLVVIGTGTAATTVARKARAAGRSVAVTDFRPYGGTCALRGCDPKKMLIGGASAVDHATRMRGKGVAGDVAIDWTDLMAFKRGFTDPVPEKKESGFAEAGIDSYHGRARFVGRNAVEVDGRRLEAQHIVVAAGAEPVRLGIEGEEHLIDNEAFLEMESLPRRILLVGGGYIAAEFSHIAARAGAEVTILQHGERMLKGFDPDLVGWLMEKFAELGVDVRTGTEVTRVERRGGAFVVTAMANDEEMTFEADLVIHAAGRSPDLDSLDLAAGGVELRDGRIALNDQLQSVSNPAVHAAGDAAQMGPPLTPVSNHDGKVVAANLLEGQTRRPNYDGVPSVVFTIPPLARVGLGEEEARAEGLTFRVTCDRTPGWFTARQAAETVMGHKVLIEDGSGRILGAHLLGPHADEVINVFALAVRHGLTVDQLADTMFAYPSGASDISSML from the coding sequence TTGAGCAATAACTACGATTTGGTTGTGATCGGCACCGGCACGGCGGCGACGACAGTGGCCAGGAAGGCGCGGGCCGCCGGCCGCAGCGTGGCGGTGACCGATTTCCGCCCTTACGGCGGCACCTGCGCGCTCAGGGGCTGCGATCCAAAAAAGATGCTGATCGGCGGTGCGAGCGCAGTCGACCATGCCACCCGGATGCGGGGCAAGGGCGTGGCGGGCGATGTCGCGATCGACTGGACCGATCTCATGGCGTTCAAGCGCGGCTTCACCGATCCGGTGCCGGAGAAGAAGGAGAGCGGCTTCGCCGAGGCCGGGATCGACAGCTACCATGGACGCGCGCGCTTTGTCGGGAGGAACGCTGTCGAGGTCGACGGCAGGAGGCTGGAGGCCCAACACATCGTCGTCGCTGCGGGAGCAGAACCCGTTCGCCTAGGGATAGAAGGCGAAGAGCACCTGATCGACAATGAGGCCTTCTTGGAGATGGAGAGCCTTCCGCGGCGGATCCTGCTCGTCGGCGGCGGCTACATCGCGGCCGAGTTCTCTCATATCGCCGCGCGGGCTGGCGCGGAGGTGACGATCCTCCAGCACGGCGAGCGGATGCTGAAGGGCTTCGACCCCGATCTCGTCGGCTGGCTGATGGAGAAGTTCGCCGAGCTTGGTGTGGACGTGCGTACCGGCACCGAGGTGACGCGGGTAGAAAGGCGCGGCGGCGCCTTTGTCGTCACCGCCATGGCAAACGATGAAGAGATGACCTTCGAGGCCGATCTCGTCATCCACGCGGCAGGCCGTAGCCCGGATCTCGACAGCCTCGACCTAGCTGCCGGCGGGGTCGAGCTGCGGGACGGCCGGATCGCGCTCAACGATCAATTGCAGAGCGTGTCCAACCCCGCGGTCCATGCCGCCGGCGACGCGGCGCAGATGGGACCGCCCCTGACCCCGGTCTCGAACCATGACGGCAAGGTCGTGGCGGCCAATCTGCTGGAGGGCCAGACTCGCCGGCCGAACTACGACGGCGTTCCTTCGGTGGTCTTCACGATCCCGCCGCTGGCCCGCGTCGGCCTCGGCGAGGAGGAGGCGCGTGCGGAGGGGCTGACGTTTCGCGTGACCTGCGACAGGACGCCGGGCTGGTTCACCGCTCGGCAGGCGGCGGAGACGGTGATGGGCCACAAGGTGCTGATCGAGGATGGCAGCGGCCGCATCCTCGGCGCGCACCTGCTCGGCCCCCACGCCGACGAGGTGATCAACGTCTTCGCGCTCGCGGTTCGGCACGGGCTGACTGTGGATCAGCTCGCGGACACGATGTTCGCCTATCCGAGCGGCGCCTCGGACATATCGTCGATGCTCTAG
- the merF gene encoding mercury resistance system transport protein MerF yields MTAPERTKAARLRRNGLIGAAIAAICCFTPFLVIVTAGVGLSALVGGLDYVLFPLLFGSLGIVAYALWIEHGRAGPSPRVVIAAAVIVATVALYWLEFRYALRLSVAAAVAVVAYWVWLRRSAVRTSTEI; encoded by the coding sequence ATGACGGCTCCTGAGCGGACGAAGGCGGCGCGGCTGCGCCGGAACGGACTGATCGGCGCGGCGATCGCGGCGATCTGCTGCTTTACGCCGTTCCTGGTGATCGTCACGGCCGGGGTCGGCCTGTCGGCGCTAGTGGGTGGGCTTGACTATGTCCTGTTCCCGCTGCTTTTCGGCTCTCTCGGGATCGTCGCCTACGCCCTCTGGATCGAGCATGGCCGAGCCGGCCCATCGCCGAGGGTGGTGATTGCGGCGGCGGTCATCGTGGCGACAGTGGCGCTCTACTGGCTCGAATTTCGCTACGCGCTGCGCCTCTCCGTCGCGGCCGCGGTCGCGGTCGTCGCCTATTGGGTCTGGCTGCGACGCAGCGCGGTCCGAACCTCAACCGAGATCTAG
- the dmeF gene encoding CDF family Co(II)/Ni(II) efflux transporter DmeF encodes MHSKSIENWRHSHVFLGANHARNEWRTWIVVVLTAVMMVAEIIAGLAFGSMALLADGFHMATHAGALSIAGIAYWYARRYAQDERFSFGTGKLGELAGYSSAVILAIVALMIGVESVLRLTAPIPIRFTEAIFVAVVGLVVNLVSAWILHAGAGERHDHHDRPHDDHGHAAADDLGHHLHHGHDDHNLRSAYFHVLTDALTSVLAIIALLAGRFYGWLWMDPLMGIVGSIVIARWSWSLLKGAGAVLLDMRPDKATADRVRAALEQKGDRIADLHLWRVGPGHMAAIVSIVSDRPQEPAHYKGKLAHIAKLAHVTVEVQPCPHLKRVA; translated from the coding sequence ATGCATTCAAAGTCCATCGAGAACTGGCGGCACAGTCACGTCTTTCTGGGGGCGAACCACGCCCGCAACGAATGGCGCACATGGATCGTCGTCGTGCTGACCGCCGTGATGATGGTCGCCGAGATCATTGCCGGTCTTGCCTTCGGCTCGATGGCGCTGCTTGCCGATGGCTTTCACATGGCGACGCACGCCGGCGCGCTTTCGATCGCGGGAATTGCCTACTGGTATGCGCGACGTTATGCTCAGGACGAGCGCTTCAGTTTCGGCACCGGAAAGCTCGGCGAATTGGCCGGCTATTCAAGCGCCGTCATCTTGGCCATCGTGGCATTGATGATCGGCGTGGAATCCGTGCTACGGCTCACGGCACCGATCCCGATCCGCTTCACCGAGGCGATCTTCGTCGCTGTTGTCGGCCTCGTCGTCAATCTCGTCAGCGCGTGGATACTCCATGCAGGGGCAGGCGAGCGCCACGACCACCACGATCGTCCTCATGATGATCATGGGCATGCGGCCGCGGACGATCTTGGTCATCACCTCCACCATGGTCATGATGACCACAATCTGCGCTCGGCCTATTTCCATGTGCTGACCGACGCGCTGACCTCGGTTCTGGCGATCATCGCCCTGTTGGCGGGCCGTTTTTATGGCTGGCTCTGGATGGATCCGCTTATGGGTATCGTCGGCAGCATCGTCATCGCGCGCTGGTCGTGGAGCCTTCTCAAAGGCGCGGGCGCGGTGCTCCTCGACATGCGGCCGGACAAGGCGACGGCCGATCGCGTCCGGGCGGCACTTGAACAGAAGGGGGACCGCATTGCAGACCTGCATCTCTGGCGTGTCGGACCGGGTCACATGGCGGCTATCGTCTCCATCGTGTCGGATCGTCCGCAGGAGCCCGCGCACTATAAGGGGAAGCTGGCCCATATCGCGAAGCTGGCGCATGTGACAGTCGAAGTGCAGCCCTGTCCTCATCTGAAGAGGGTGGCATAG
- a CDS encoding MerR family transcriptional regulator gives MHDMTIGQAARAAGVNVETVRYYERRGLIARPPKPADGGFRRYAPSTVRCIRFIKDAQGIGFSLAEISELLSLRVQPGATCRDVRRLAQQKRAEVQKRLTQLHGIAGVLDELIDACPGDANLGACSILGALERNA, from the coding sequence ATGCATGACATGACGATCGGCCAGGCCGCACGCGCCGCGGGGGTGAACGTGGAGACGGTCCGCTACTACGAGCGGCGAGGTCTGATCGCCCGGCCGCCGAAGCCCGCCGATGGCGGGTTTCGCCGCTACGCGCCGAGCACGGTGCGCTGCATCCGCTTCATCAAGGATGCACAGGGGATTGGATTTTCGCTGGCCGAGATTTCGGAACTGCTGTCCCTGCGGGTTCAGCCGGGCGCGACCTGCCGTGACGTGCGAAGGCTCGCCCAACAGAAGCGCGCCGAGGTGCAGAAGCGCCTGACCCAGTTGCATGGGATCGCCGGCGTTCTCGACGAACTGATCGACGCCTGCCCCGGCGACGCAAACCTCGGCGCATGCTCGATCCTCGGGGCGCTGGAGCGGAACGCCTGA
- a CDS encoding mercuric transporter MerT family protein, giving the protein MTTETDTTRTLRGDLGAKAATTGGILGALAMTSCCILPLLLVSFGVGGVWIAQLTALYAYKWYTFAVAAAFIGYGFYRLHRAEAGECRDGAVCARPVDCRVMRWSLWMASVVTGIAIIFPYVTPYILSF; this is encoded by the coding sequence ATGACGACCGAAACCGATACGACACGGACACTGCGCGGCGACCTCGGTGCGAAGGCGGCAACGACCGGCGGCATTCTCGGTGCGCTTGCCATGACTTCGTGCTGCATCCTGCCGCTGCTGCTGGTGAGTTTCGGCGTCGGGGGTGTCTGGATCGCGCAACTGACGGCGCTCTACGCCTACAAATGGTACACTTTTGCCGTGGCCGCGGCCTTCATCGGCTACGGCTTCTACCGCCTGCATCGAGCCGAGGCAGGAGAGTGTCGCGACGGCGCGGTCTGCGCCCGTCCGGTCGATTGCCGGGTCATGCGTTGGTCGCTGTGGATGGCGAGTGTGGTGACCGGGATCGCGATCATTTTCCCCTACGTCACGCCCTACATCCTTTCCTTCTGA
- a CDS encoding ParB/RepB/Spo0J family partition protein encodes MATATQKITLSTSRDIPFNKLVLSQSNIRRVKAGVSIEELAEDIARRGLLQSLNVRPVLDGEGNETGMFEIPAGGRRYRALELLTTKKRLAKTAPVPCVVREAGTDIPAEEDSLAENVQRVALHPLDQFRAFQALRERGLTEEEIAARFFVSVNVVKQRLRLVTVSQTLLDTYAEDGMTLEQLMAFTVSTDHVRQQQVWEAIQHSWSKEPYQIRRMLTENTVRASDRRVQFVTLAAYEQAGGIVMRDLFQDDDGGWVEDVPLLERLVAERLKAEAETVAEEGWKWIAVAADFPYGHTNGLRTLVGTQIGLTDEERATREALRDELERLEAEYAEADELPDAVDERLGKIEAALEAFEDRPVHYDAADIARAGAFVTIGHDGRLAVERGYVRPEDEVPEGKPEGEAEVDGAAGTGVDGAMQRTIITVGGEPEVPEDEDDTVRPLPERLVTELTAHRTLALRDALADNPHVAVTALLHRLVRDTFQHVSAPGCLEASVRHVFFPIQAADLKDSASAKAIAERQEAWKADLPGDDDALWDRIDGLDDVSRMALLAHCVSYGVNALSERGDRYGAGPTAHGVQQRIREADRLARAVGLDMVEAGWRPTVDNYLGRVTKPRILEAVREAKGAETAQLIDHLKKPEMAKEAERLLADSGWLPDPLRLPPVDDQPADGDAGDTDALPAFLADDEDTEDEAVGDPQAVAAE; translated from the coding sequence ATGGCAACCGCCACACAGAAGATCACTCTGAGCACCTCGCGAGACATCCCCTTCAACAAGCTCGTCCTCTCCCAGTCGAACATCCGGCGCGTAAAGGCCGGCGTCTCGATCGAGGAGCTGGCCGAGGACATCGCCCGCCGCGGCCTGCTGCAGAGCCTTAACGTCCGGCCGGTCCTGGATGGCGAGGGTAACGAGACCGGCATGTTCGAGATCCCGGCCGGCGGCCGCCGCTACCGCGCTCTTGAGCTGCTCACCACGAAGAAGCGCCTCGCCAAGACCGCGCCCGTGCCCTGCGTCGTGCGCGAAGCGGGCACCGACATCCCAGCCGAGGAGGACTCGCTGGCCGAGAATGTCCAGCGCGTGGCGCTTCACCCGCTCGACCAATTCCGCGCCTTCCAGGCGCTGCGCGAGCGGGGCCTCACCGAGGAGGAGATCGCGGCGCGCTTCTTCGTCTCGGTCAACGTCGTCAAGCAGCGGCTCAGGCTCGTCACCGTGTCGCAGACGCTGCTCGACACCTATGCCGAGGACGGCATGACGCTCGAGCAGCTGATGGCCTTCACCGTCTCGACCGACCATGTGCGGCAACAGCAGGTCTGGGAAGCGATCCAGCATTCCTGGTCGAAGGAGCCCTATCAGATCCGTCGTATGCTGACGGAGAACACCGTCCGCGCCTCCGATCGCCGGGTGCAGTTCGTCACGCTGGCGGCCTACGAACAGGCCGGAGGGATCGTGATGCGCGACCTATTCCAGGACGACGACGGCGGCTGGGTCGAGGACGTGCCGCTGTTGGAGCGCCTCGTCGCCGAGAGGCTCAAGGCCGAGGCGGAGACGGTCGCCGAGGAGGGTTGGAAGTGGATCGCGGTGGCGGCCGACTTCCCCTACGGCCACACGAACGGCCTGCGCACGCTCGTCGGCACGCAGATCGGCCTCACCGACGAGGAGCGCGCCACCCGCGAGGCGTTGCGCGACGAGCTCGAGCGGCTCGAGGCCGAATACGCCGAGGCCGACGAGCTGCCCGACGCGGTAGACGAACGACTGGGTAAGATCGAGGCGGCGCTGGAGGCCTTCGAGGATCGGCCCGTCCACTACGACGCCGCCGACATCGCCCGCGCCGGCGCCTTCGTTACCATCGGCCATGACGGTCGGCTCGCGGTCGAGCGCGGCTATGTCCGCCCCGAGGACGAAGTCCCGGAGGGCAAGCCCGAGGGCGAGGCGGAGGTTGACGGCGCAGCCGGCACCGGAGTGGACGGCGCCATGCAGCGCACGATCATCACCGTCGGCGGCGAGCCCGAGGTCCCCGAAGACGAGGACGACACGGTCAGGCCGCTGCCCGAGCGTCTGGTGACCGAACTCACGGCGCATCGCACACTCGCGCTGCGCGACGCGCTGGCGGACAACCCGCACGTCGCCGTGACGGCACTGCTCCACAGGCTGGTGCGCGACACCTTCCAGCACGTCTCCGCACCGGGATGCCTGGAAGCGTCAGTGCGCCACGTTTTCTTCCCGATCCAGGCCGCCGACCTCAAAGATAGCGCGTCCGCCAAAGCGATCGCCGAACGGCAGGAGGCCTGGAAGGCCGATCTGCCGGGCGACGATGACGCGCTGTGGGATCGGATCGACGGGCTCGACGACGTGAGCCGCATGGCGCTCCTCGCGCACTGCGTCTCTTACGGCGTCAACGCGCTCTCCGAGAGGGGCGATCGCTACGGCGCCGGTCCGACCGCGCACGGCGTCCAGCAGCGCATACGCGAGGCGGACCGGCTGGCACGCGCCGTCGGCCTCGACATGGTGGAGGCCGGCTGGCGTCCGACGGTCGACAACTATCTCGGCCGCGTCACCAAGCCCCGCATCCTCGAGGCGGTGCGCGAGGCGAAGGGCGCAGAGACCGCCCAGCTCATCGACCACCTGAAGAAGCCGGAGATGGCGAAGGAGGCCGAACGGCTCCTAGCCGACAGCGGCTGGCTGCCCGACCCGCTGCGTCTGCCGCCGGTCGACGATCAGCCGGCGGACGGTGACGCGGGCGACACCGACGCGCTTCCGGCCTTCCTCGCCGACGACGAGGACACCGAGGACGAAGCCGTCGGGGATCCGCAGGCGGTCGCCGCCGAATGA
- a CDS encoding DUF7482 domain-containing protein — protein MNRTSCRNRGIAAVFAILGLAATPATAQTGMMATGSDMEPMMDMSGGMDMSSLPRVPPVFGYAAGEDIHFIHTEASDPEIASVLTDMMGSPVPVVPSLAEIPADLLAHVYVFENGVQPDGPRGPVGFQPDVFDRPAGSDDYTPLRRVVLVRWQEGAEARILKSAEEVSEAEAGGDVALSDSGVTVNMPFLTWPGGGR, from the coding sequence ATGAACAGGACAAGTTGCAGAAACAGAGGGATCGCCGCCGTTTTTGCGATCCTCGGCCTCGCCGCAACGCCTGCGACGGCGCAGACCGGCATGATGGCGACGGGTTCGGATATGGAGCCGATGATGGACATGTCGGGCGGCATGGACATGTCGAGCCTCCCGCGCGTGCCGCCTGTCTTCGGCTATGCCGCCGGGGAAGACATCCACTTCATCCACACCGAGGCTTCCGATCCGGAGATAGCCAGCGTGCTGACTGACATGATGGGCTCGCCCGTTCCGGTCGTCCCCTCGCTCGCCGAGATCCCGGCCGATCTTCTGGCCCACGTCTATGTCTTCGAGAACGGCGTACAGCCGGACGGTCCCCGCGGGCCGGTCGGCTTTCAGCCCGACGTGTTCGACCGGCCGGCGGGCTCCGACGACTACACACCGCTCAGGCGCGTCGTGCTCGTCCGCTGGCAGGAGGGCGCGGAGGCCCGCATTCTGAAGTCGGCCGAGGAGGTCAGCGAGGCGGAGGCCGGAGGAGACGTGGCCCTGAGCGACAGCGGCGTCACGGTCAACATGCCGTTCCTTACCTGGCCGGGCGGCGGACGCTGA
- a CDS encoding heavy-metal-associated domain-containing protein translates to MKSIVLALATALTATAAWAGEQTVIVEVTGLTCPSCPYIAADAIKSLETVQILEVDYDAAAQLARYTVTYDDDVTSAAAVATASDGFGYPGRIVGDDGS, encoded by the coding sequence ATGAAATCCATCGTTCTCGCGCTTGCCACCGCCCTGACTGCGACCGCCGCGTGGGCTGGAGAGCAGACCGTCATCGTCGAAGTCACTGGCCTGACCTGCCCATCCTGCCCATACATCGCAGCGGACGCCATCAAGTCCCTGGAGACGGTGCAAATTCTGGAAGTCGACTACGACGCCGCCGCGCAGCTCGCGCGTTACACCGTGACCTACGACGACGACGTCACCTCCGCCGCGGCGGTCGCCACCGCCTCCGATGGCTTCGGATACCCGGGACGGATCGTCGGCGATGACGGCTCCTGA